From the Vulpes lagopus strain Blue_001 chromosome 15, ASM1834538v1, whole genome shotgun sequence genome, one window contains:
- the LOC121476448 gene encoding calcitonin gene-related peptide 1: protein MGLWKSSPFLAFSILVLCQAGGLQAAPFRSALEGLPDPAALSEKEGRLLLAALVKAYVQRKNELEQEQEQETEGSSITAQKRSCNTATCVTHRLAGLLSRSGGVVKNNFVPTNVGSEAFGRRRRDLRA, encoded by the exons ATGGGCTTGTGGAAGTCCTCCCCCTTCCTGGCTTTCAGCATCTTGGTCCTGTGCCAGGCGGGCGGCCTCCAGGCGGCACCATTCAG GTCCGCTCTGGAGGGCCTCCCAGACCCCGCTGCACTCAGTGAGAAGGAAGGGCGCCTCCTGCTGGCTGCCCTGGTGAAGGCCTACGTGCAGAGGAAGAACGAactggagcaggagcaggagcaggagactGAGGGCTCCAG CATCACTGCCCAGAAGAGATCCTGCAACACTGCCACCTGTGTGACCCATCGGCTGGCAGGCTTGCTGAGCAGATCTGGGGGTGTGGTGAAGAACAACTTCGTGCCCACCAACGTGGGTTCCGAAGCCTTTGGCCGGCGCCGCAGAGACCTTCGTGCCTGA